GCTGCAGGGCGGCAATCCCGCCGCATGGTCGCTCAGCGACGAGGCGTGGTTCTATCTGATCTTTCCCGTGCTGATGGCCCTGCCGGCCGTGCGTTCACGCCGTGGGCGGCGCCGGATCTGGGTGATGGTCTGTGCCGGCGTCGTCCTGGTGTGGCTGAGCGGTGCCCTGATCGCCGACGGGGTGCCGCGCGTCTGGGCGCTCGACTATCTGCCGCTGACCCGGACTCTGCAGTTCCTGCTCGGCGTGGTGGCCGGACTCGCGGTGGCCCGGGGCTGGCGGCCGCCCATCGGTCTGTGGTCTGCCATATCGTTGGCGATCGGCTGGCACCTCGTGTTGATTCCCTGGTCGGAGGCCGTGTCCGACGCTCTCTGGTACGGCCCGTACCACGCCTCGCACCTGCTCTCCACGCCGCTCTTCGCGCTCCTCGTGGCCGCGGCCGCGCACGCGGACCTGAACGGCCGGAAGACGGGACTCGGCGGAAAGTGGGCCATACACCTCGGGCACTGGTCGTTCGCCTGGTACCTGATCCACGAAATCGTCATCCGGGTGTGGGTGGCGAACCACGGCCGGCCCACGGGGCTGTCCGACACCGCCATGGTGTGGCTGGTGGTCGTCGCGGTGAGCCTGGCCCTGTCCGCGTGCGCCTATCGCTGGGTGGAGCATCCCCTCGAGCGACGACTGCGCGGCTTCGGCCCGCGGGTACCGGCGGATGACGGACGCATCGGCGAGGCGCGGCCTGCGGGCGAGACGGTGCGGCAGAACTGATTCGGGATCATCCGGTGTGGCCGGAACGGTTCCTTCCCGTCACGAACCAGGGCCGGCAGCCCTGGCCCAAGGGCGGCAACGTCAAGCTCCGCTCCAGCGTGCAGACGCAAAACGGCTGGTCACGGGTGCGTTCTGTGCAGGACCCTGAGCACATGCCTCAACGTCTCATGTTCGTGCAGTTGAAGACCGGTTACGACACCGACCGCGGACCCTCGTGGATCGGGTGGGTGGACTTCTCGAAGACCTGGAGTACCGCGTACTTTCGCGGAAGGACACTGCGCCGGTCAGGGAAGATGTTCGATGCGAACTTCCACGATGTGCAGACCAACGAGGAGTTCTGGGTCTCCGGGCCGAAGCGGGACCGCACCGACAGCCACTACGGCCCCTCCAACCCCGAGATCGAGCCGGACGCCGTCGAGACCTATAGCGCCTTCCTGGCGGGCGCACCCCTGCCCGGCCGGGAGAACGGCTGACCTCGCGCCCTTGCGAGCGCCTGTCCGGGTCTTCATCAGATGGCTGGAGCGTGCTTCTGACCTGCAGCGACGGGACGTGTCGAGGGTGCC
The Streptomyces tirandamycinicus DNA segment above includes these coding regions:
- a CDS encoding acyltransferase family protein, with product MPHKVPSPRASAVPSGRDGLPSLTGLRFWAALLVVAYHLSRQVGQLPGASELAWYGRSGVTFFFVLSGFVLAWTYDGRQVPAKVFLWRRFARIWPLLATTTVLSVGVWLALGKTVSAKAVAATLLLVNAWIPDRVMLQGGNPAAWSLSDEAWFYLIFPVLMALPAVRSRRGRRRIWVMVCAGVVLVWLSGALIADGVPRVWALDYLPLTRTLQFLLGVVAGLAVARGWRPPIGLWSAISLAIGWHLVLIPWSEAVSDALWYGPYHASHLLSTPLFALLVAAAAHADLNGRKTGLGGKWAIHLGHWSFAWYLIHEIVIRVWVANHGRPTGLSDTAMVWLVVVAVSLALSACAYRWVEHPLERRLRGFGPRVPADDGRIGEARPAGETVRQN